In the Myxocyprinus asiaticus isolate MX2 ecotype Aquarium Trade chromosome 31, UBuf_Myxa_2, whole genome shotgun sequence genome, ttggaccccctctagattgtataggcttggtcttaaagacacacccacctgctggcgatgccaatcagaagatggggacatttgatggtgtgttaagatccaagaattttggttgagggttcagagtttttaTGTGTGACGGATTGgccactcaaatttcattttgccccaaactctgtattttaggcaatggggcggtcattaatattggggataaatgcatgaaaaattgggtcctagccagtgttatgataggtagacagatcattcttaggggatggaagttggctggagtgccATTATTTCAAGAGCGGTgaacagagatgggcagggtagcggcatttgaggagatgtcatgtaggaggctaggcaacttagattcgTTTAATAAAAAAaggctatttggcctttttggagggctcttgggcaggggctgtggagagagatgtgcaattttaaatgtgtgtgattattttatatatatatatatatatatatatatatatatatatatatatatatatatatatatatatttatgtaataattattattattattattattattattattttttgtgtaactcaagttgtgaccacagggatatttttGAGGGTcaaggtggggttggggattgggagggggaaagggaataatgggggttattGTTGATtctatgaataaatgttttgcttttctgtttaagTGTGTGAaccaataaaaagtgttaatctgaagaaaaaaaagaatattaaattaatcttcaaatgtattaattggtatataaaaaaaattcagtaacctatttattttccatttaggCAAATCTGGTTCTTTGGGCCTCCAAACATCACAGCATTGAAGCCACTCCCACAACAATTCatcaataaatactgtaaatattccATCATCCTACAAGAGAAGAAGTTCTTCAGACCAGCAGGAAGATCTCCAGGTGTAACAACTGAAGTCTGTGTGATATACTATGGAAAAGATGGAGTTTGTTAAAGAGGAGAAAGAAGACATGCGTTATCTAGAGCCatacaacataaaacatgaagatactgaggaacaaataggttggtgtccattcttgatcCTTCATTATTTACTGCTGAGGAACATTAATGTTACAAAACTTCATGCAGTTCACCAGATTTTGAAGTTGAAGttagaaaatatacaaataacataaaacaatgcATCTAAATGGGCATAAGTTCGTACATCAGGGTAGGGGCACCAGCTGTGcttaagttctcacgtaagttgggacgtcaagttcacactaagggcttagtaactactagttagtttgtaactaagtcagtgcttaatttggttgcaccacctgttcttaaggcaagacttaactagtaggttggaagctctccgtaaagtaatgcgtagtcacataatatgacgtttacctgtattgatccaataaacagccttcaaatatgtgcacagaagtgttaaaaagccatgaatttcagttttatctcgttATGGTTAATGTTCacaccttgtttgctcacgtaactgtcagctgtaataaattaaatccccattaagatatgatacataataaaagtagctaCATTTGATTAATAGTATATTTgctctgtgtaaataacaataaataggaaccgtatctaaaataaataaggggtaataaataaatactaatacaacaggctggaaaaatagacatttattcattttaatatcttctatattttgtatatgttgaaacttgacactgggcaaTGCATCCTAAAAACTGCATTGTTAGATCTGTTTCATgatgaagagccacttaaaagtttttttcctttctcgtaaatgtaaacgagtgtaaatgccaacatcataatgtatgtcaaAAGGATTATagtctgtcatgcaaaacatgagctcagtgatgtcataaaatatcagtctgctttttcattccatccgttactcctggtcagaggcttccgtaaatatttagtttatacgtagggttacgtcctacccaAGTTTAATGATGcagtgctcaaatatttagtagtgcgtaaattgtgacttagtgcccatttatgccacaactaggctaagttgtaaaaTACGTATAGCTGGTGAAACAGGCCCCAGTTATTTACCTTTTTAGAATCACCACACAAATTGATACTTGACGTCTGTTTCACATTCTCTCCTGATTTGATTTGTAATGATTTAATATGTTCATTTTTTAGACATCATAAAAGTGAAAGAAGAAAgccaagaactgaatgaagtggtggaggaacatcagtatcagaagccTCATCATTTCTTAAGTGGAGAAAAATCCTTTTTTAGTTATGCAGAGACTGAAAATAATTtctcacaaaacaaaactcaaaCAACAGAGGACAAAAActctttcacctgctctcagtgtgaaaagagttttACACGTAAAGAACACCTTAAAACACacttaagaattcacactggagagaaaccttttacatgtactcagtgtggaaagagtttcacaaataaacacaccCTTGAGATGCACTTGAGAATTCACAGCGGAGAGAAACCTTACTcatgcactcagtgtggaaagagttttgcacgtAAAGACAGTCTTAATAACCATACACGAACTCACACTGGCGAGAGGCCTTTTAAATGCCCTGAGTGTGGCAAGAGTTTTAAATGGTTAACCAATTTCAAAGATCATCTACTCTCTCACTCTGGTCTAAAGCCTTTTCACTGTGATCAGTGTGGTGAAAGTTTTATTTCAGCATCAGTTCTAAGAAAACATCTGAATGTTCATGCAAGGCCGTACTTGTGttcatgtggaaagagtttttcatGGCTGAAGTGTTTGAAAGCTCATGAGAAAACACACACTGGTGTTAAAGATCATGTGTGCTCTGAGTGTGGAAAGGGCTTCTCTACAACCGGCCACTTGAAAAGACaccagagaattcatactggagaaaaaccttacaagtgcacACATTGTGACCAGTGCTTCGCTGTGTCAGgagacctgaaaacacatgagagggttcatacaggagagaaaccgtacaagtgctcacattgtgaCAAAAGTTTCGCACAGTTAGGACCATTGAAAAGACATCagagagttcatactggagaaaaaccgtaCCACTGTCCTCCATGTGGAAGGAGCTTCACCCAGTTACATCATCTAGTGGTTCATATAAAAAAGCATTGTCCAGGTAACAAAGGTCATAAGGAATAATTTGAGATTTAGGTTTATTAAAGATAGGGATTGTCCGATCTAAAACGTTATTTTGTATGTAGTGGTGTAGTTGCCCTTGTTTACCACAAGAAATTTTGTAAAATGTTAGAGTATTAGTTCAGAAAACTACTTTTTTGAAGTTGAATGCTATTTAAAGCTCGAAATTCATTATTTACCTCTGCAACTCTGTGAAGGAGTGCTATGTCGCAAAAActgtttacacttaaaatgttaaagtctccgaatacataagtcaggcatatgaggtattgtttgaaaacgtagaatatgaacttttcatagataaccatcacttctgcatttatattacataaaataacaaaacaaggccTGAAAAAATTTGCAttgcaaatcagcgccacctagaaatattaatatgaatataaaagtctttcaaatagcacttaaaaaaacaaatcatattaAAGCTCTCATTCTCGGGAATGTGActttacagtttattttgttgcccaaataccacagttcaaaagattttcaaaagaattacaaagtgaaatatgatttctgtaagacgtCAAAACACCTTAAtgcaccgatcactgctgctgtaagccctaaatagctaaaaacgttatatctgcttttaccttaggcagttttctaaaaaatttatcatttttacttgtctgtgagtttgcttgtgtgaataatataatgtattgtcttagatgtccagaacaaaatatgtggtccagcaggaaaagcatgttaAGCAAATAATCGGAAATGTATattatcgactattgatgataaaatgttataccaGGAAATTTGTCTGTATTAGTGATGTGTCGTTCATGAacaattcgttcattttgaaagaatcttttatgtgactcagaagaacgagtagtctcagagagtgattcgttcattttgtgttggccgcgcatgtgcattgcgcaacctccgttcatttgttacgtgaaaacataaatgattagttcacctttcaactcttttggtctgagtcgttcgttcttttgtcacatgaaagccatatacgctatgcattgctcacataggaaacagaaatgattagttaacctctcgagtcatctggtccaagtcatttgttcttttgtcacgtgacagccatatatgcTATGCTCATACGGCTGTCAAGTGacaaagaatgaacgactcgggCAAGAagaatccagaggtgaactaatcatttctgtttctcataatttgtccttggctgcattatcagtttttccttattgggactataatcaaagtttgcgtaagtagacatgTTGGGGGAGATTtgactattgaaaatgtaacattttaatttaattctactcaaatgaacaaaatgatgaataaagatttgttcattttctgaacgagactcaaagattgaagtcagtaaaattatccgatcttcccatcactagtcaGAATGTCTATAAACGAGCACATatatgagggctaaaatgcgttagaacGCCACCTGCATTTCAGAATGTCATTTTGTGACGGAAGGTAATagaggaaaatgtatttttttctagttcttgctgccatctagtggagattttggagggagatggggtgaacagaaccagaattacatgcttataaagttaggacaacaacaaaaaatatttaaaaattatattcatcataagattttaaacatatacagtattatttatgaataattggagtctttttaagggggggtgggggttgtgTTCTGAAAAACATTTGACCAATTTTTGACAATTGGTCCACAGAATGTCtaaatggtgagctttttaaTTTAAGTGTGAAacattgcaggcggcagcccaaaaatgctccaGAGTTGAAATGGTTAATACACCTCtcaaaacaaaca is a window encoding:
- the LOC127422604 gene encoding zinc finger protein 239-like isoform X5, with the protein product MEKMEFVKEEKEDMRYLEPYNIKHEDTEEQIDIIKVKEESQELNEVVEEHQYQKPHHFLSGEKSFFSYAETENNFSQNKTQTTEDKNSFTCSQCEKSFTRKEHLKTHLRIHTGEKPFTCTQCGKSFTNKHTLEMHLRIHSGEKPYSCTQCGKSFARKDSLNNHTRTHTGERPFKCPECGKSFKWLTNFKDHLLSHSGLKPFHCDQCGESFISASVLRKHLNVHARPYLCSCGKSFSWLKCLKAHEKTHTGVKDHVCSECGKGFSTTGHLKRHQRIHTGEKPYKCTHCDQCFAVSGDLKTHERVHTGEKPYKCSHCDKSFAQLGPLKRHQRVHTGEKPYHCPPCGRSFTQLHHLVVHIKKHCPGNKGHKE